The sequence CCTTTCGCTTCGTCGACACCACCGAGGGCTATGTGTCGCTGATCAATCTGGCGAGTTGCCGGGCGCTGGGCGAGATCATCGGCCGGCCGGTGGATCCGCTGCGCTTCCGCGGCAATCTCTATCTCGACGGCATGGAGCCGTGGGAGGAGTTCGACCTTGTCGGCCATACGATCGAGGTCGGCAGCCAGGTGCGGCTCAAGATCACCCAGCGCATTTTCCGCTGCGCCGCCACCAATGTCGATCCGGTGACGGCCAAACGCGACATGGATGTGCCGGGCACGCTGATGCGGACCTTTGGCCATACCGACTGCGGCATCTTCGCCGAGATCGAGCAGGGTGGGCTCATCGCCGAGGGCGATTCCGTCCGCATCACAGTCTGAACGTCTCGGGGCCGCACAAAGGCGCTCCCGCAACGAAAAAGGCCCGGCACGCGCCGGGCCTTTTCATTTGGGGCTAACTCACTCCGCTACTTCCGCCGGGGCGGTGTCGGCGCCTTCGCCTTCACCTTCCGCATCGGCGCGGCGATAGCGGCGGCGGCGGGTGCGCGGCGCACGGGCCTCGCTGTCCTCGGTCGGGGCTTCCTCGGGCGCCGGCACGGCGGCCGCCTTGGCAGCACGGCTGCGGCCGGGTGCCTTCGGGGCCGGCGCCGCAGGGGCGGCTGCCTCTGCGGGCGCAGGCTCAGCCGCCGGCTGAGACACGGGCACGGCGGCCGGGATCGGGGCTTCGGTGGCCTTGGCCTCCGTTGCTTCCGCCGGCGCCTCGTTCCGGCGCGGTGCGGCTGGGGTCACCGGGACGGCGCCGCCGCTCTGGGTGATGAAGGCCGGCAGGCCGATCTCGGCTTCCACATCCGGCCCGAGGCGCGGCTGCGGCTGCTGGGCGGGGTCGCGATAGCCGCCCTCGCCACCCTCGCGGGGCGCGCGGTTGTCGCGATTGTCACGGTAGGGGCGGTTGTCGCGCGACCAGCGGCCCTCACGGCCCTCATTGCGCTCCGGACGGTCGCCCCGGTCACGATCCTGCCCGCGCTCGGCGTGGCGGTCCTGGTTCCGATCCTGGCCGCGGTCCTGATTGCGATCCTGGTTCCGGTCCTGATAGCGGTCGGCACCGCGCTCGCGATTGTCGCGCCGATTGTCGCGGTCACGCGGGAAATCGCGCTGGCCGTCCCGCTGGCCGCCTTCACGGTGCCCGTTCTCGCGGTAGCCGTTCTCGCGCGGCGCCTGCGGCTCGCGAACCTGATAGAGCTGCGGCGGCTCCGCGCCGCCCTCGTCCATCTCGTCGTCGAAATCGTCGTCGTCGTTGCGCTGATAGGGCTGACCCTGCACCCCGAACTGCGCCTGAGCGGCGGCGATGATGCGGAAATAGTGCTCGGCGTGCTGCAGATAGTTCTCGGCGGCCACGTGATCGCCGGAGGCCTGCGCGTCGCGGGCGAGCTGCTGGTACTTCTCGACGACGTGCTGCGCCGTGCCGCGCACCTTCACGTCCGGGCCGTTCGACTCGTAAACGCGGGTAAGCGGATTCTGGCTGCGCCGATTGCCGTTGTTGCGGCCGCGCGTACGCTTCTGCTGATTGTTATTTCGCATCGAGCTGGTCTCTGGTGCCCCACAATGCCGGACGGCAGTGCCGTTCGGTGCCACACGGGCGGGTCAATCACACGGTGTCCGCTGTGCCGTTGCTTCGGCCTCAACCATCATCAACGGCACGGCGGCAAATCTCGCCGTCAGCCGGGGAAAAGCTGCCGCAGGCCGGGACCCCAGAGGGGCTCCAGTCATGCCGCAGGTCGACCTCGACCATCGGGCTTCTTCCATGGGAGCGCATCTCGACGATGCATCGTCGCCGGCCATGCCGACGACACTCCGTCCGAACCGCATTTCTCCGGCCCGGACCCGGCGCGCGCACGAATGCGCTGCGGCCGACCCCATGTTTCATCGCGCAACCGAAGCCACGCCGATAAACTCTTGGAGCGTTCGCCCCTTAATGAAACAGGTCGCATCCAGGCTCTTCGCAAAGCGCTGAACGCCACTGCCAGCGACGAGCACGGCTACCCGAACGAATGAGCGGCCGGCGTTCCAATCACCAAAAGGCAGTTGATGTCTCAGGACGATTCCTGCGAAAGACACTAATCGGTTCGGGAACGTGTTCCAAGCCCTTTTTTGCGGCGCCTTCTGCGCAATCAAGCCTTTCGGGCGATGATCGCGCGGGCGATTCCGGCGAGATCGGCGCGCGCCGGGCCTTGGACGGTGAGGCCGGCGGCGGTCAGCAGACCTGCCACCTGCCGCTCCTGCCCGATGCCCAGTTCCAGCACCGCATAGCCGCCCGCAACCAGCAGGCCGGGCAGCGCGAGAGTGAGGGCGCGGTAGGCATCGAGCCCCTGCGGCCCTCCGTCGAGCGCGAGCAGCGGGTCGTGCGTCCGAACCTCCCGTTGCAGCGCCGGAATATCGGTGCTGGGAATGTATGGCGGATTGGAGACCACGAGATCGAAGCCACCGACGAGCGCCTCCCCCCAGTGCCCCACCAGCACCGCCGCGCGCGTCGCAAATTCAAGCGCCGCAAGGTTTGCGCGCGCCTGCCGGGCGGCGCCCGGCGCGAGGTCGACCCCCACGCCAAAAGCGGTGGGATACTCGCTCAGCAGCGCCGCGAGCAGGGCGCCGCTGCCGGTGCCGAGATCGAGCAATCGCAGCGGCGCGGTACGGTCTGGGAACAGCGACAGCGCCACCTCCACCAGCGTTTCCGTCTCCGGGCGGGGCACCAGCGTTTCGGGGCTGAGGGAGAAGTCGAGGCTCCAGAACTCCCGCCGCCCGGTCAGCCGGGCCAGTGGTTCGCCCCGGGTACGGCGTTCCGCGAGAGCGCGAAGGCGGGTCGCATCGTCTTCCGCGACTTCCTGTTCCCCCCGTGTCACGAGGTCGAGATCGGTGAGGCCGAGGCCGCCCCGGAGCAGGGCGCGGGCCTCGCGCTCGGGCGCCTCCATCCCGCTTTCGGCGAAGGCTGCGGCAAAGGCGCGCAGAAGGGCGGTGCGCGTGGTCACCGCTCGCCCCAGCCGGCGCTTTCGGCTTCCGCCAGCAGCGCGGCCTGATATTCCGTCGTCAGCGCATCGACCAGTTCGCCCAGCGCGTCGCCGGCGAGGATTTCCGGCAGCTTGTGGAGGGTGAGGCCGATGCGGTGATCGGTGACGCGCCCCTGCGGGAAATTATAGGTGCGGATACGCTCGGAGCGGTCGCCGGAGCCGACCTGCACCTTGCGCTCGCTGGCGCGGGCGCTGTCGCGCTTCTCACGCTCGGCCTCATAGATCTTCGCCCGCAGCATGCCCATGGCGCGCGCCTTGTTCTTGTGCTGCGAGCGCTCGTCCTGCACCGCGACGACGGTGCCGGTGGGAATGTGGGTGATGCGCACCGCGCTTTCGGTTTTGTTGACGTGTTGGCCGCCGGCACCGGAAGCGCGGAACACATCGATGCGCAGGTCGGATTCGTTGATCTCGATATCGACATCCTCCACCTCCGGCAGCACCGCGACGGTGGCGGCGGAGGTGTGGATGCGGCCCGAGGCCTCGGTGTCCGGCACGCGCTGCACGCGGTGGACGCCCGATTCGAATTTCAACTTGGCGTAAGCGCCGGAGCCGTGCAGGCCGGCGACGATTTCCTTGAAGCCGCCGGCCGTGCCCTCGGTCATCGACAGCACCTCGACCGACCAGCCATTCAGGCCGGCGAAGCGCTCATACATGCGAAAAAGGTCGCCGGCGAACAGGGCCGCCTCGTCGCCGCCGGTGCCGGCGCGCACTTCCAGAATGACGCCGCGCTCGTCCATCGCGTCCTTGGGCAGCAGCGCAAGCCGCACCGCGTGGGAGAGGGTCTCGACCTCCTCCTCCAGCGTCTCCGCCTCTTCCTGCGCCATCGCCGCCATCTCGCGGTCGCCCGCCGCCTCGGTGGCGAGGCTGCGCGCCTCGGTGAGCTGACGCTCGGCGCGGCGGAGCGCCTTCACGCTCTCGACCAGCGGCGAGAGGTCAGCGAATTCGCGCGACAGGCGCACATAGGTCTCCGCCTCCGGGCTGGCGGAGAGGGCGTGCTCGATCTCGGCATGGCGCGCGAGGAGCTGGTCGAGGCGGGCATCGGGCAGGGCGGTCACGCGGCGGCACTCACAGCGGCAGGCCGGCCTTCTCGGCGAAGGCGGCGAGCTGCGGACGCAGCGACGCCACCTCGCCGCGCGTGCCGAGCAGCGGTTCGACAAAGGCGGAAGCGGCGGTCAGGTCGAGTTCGAGCAGCATCGCCTTGACCGGGCCATAGGACGCCGGGGAAACAGACAATTTGCGGTAGCCGATGGCGGCGAGGGCCAGCGCTTCCAGCGGGCGCGAGGCCAGTTCGCCGCAGAGCGTGACCGGCTTGCCGTATTCCGCCGCCTTGTCGATGATCAGCTTGAGCGCCCGCAAAGCCGAGGGGGCAAGCGGATCGAAGCGGTCGGCGACGCGGGCATTGCCGCGATCGGCGGCATAGAGGAACTGCACGAGGTCGTTGGAGCCCACCGAGGCGAAATCCACCCGGCTGAACAGCTGGTCGAGCTGGAACAACAGCGCCGGCACTTCCAGCATCACCCCGACCAGCACCCGCTCGGGCAAGCCGTGGCCGTGCCGGCGCAGATGGGTGAGCTCGCGCTCGACGATGTGGTGGGCGCGGTCATATTCCTCGACCGCCGACACCATGGGGAAGATGAGGCGTAGCTCGCGCCCGGTGGCGGCGCGCAGCAGGGCACGAATCTGGCTGCGCAGCAGGCCGGGCCGGTCGAGGCCGAGGCGAATCGCCCGCCAGCCCAGCGCCGGATTCTCTTCCTCGATCGCCCGCATATAGGGCAGCACCTTGTCGCCGCCGATGTCGAGAGTGCGGAACACCACGGGCCGCTCTCCTGCCGCGTCCAGCACCGAGCGATAGAGCTTCAGCTGCTCATTCGTGCGCGGGAAGGCGGAGGCGATCATGAACTGCAGTTCGGTGCGGAACAGGCCGATGCCGGTGGCGCCGGTCTCGGCGATATGCGGCAGGTCGACCAGCAGGCCGGCATTGAGGTGCAGTTCGATCGGCGTGCCGTCCTTGGTGACGGTCGGCACGTCGCGCAGGGCGGCGTAGCGCTCCAGCCGCTTGGCCCGGAACCGCACCTTGTCGACATAGGCGTTCTCGACATCGGCGGGCGGGCGGATATGCACCTCGCCCGAGACGCCGTCGACGATCACCGCGTCGCCGGCATCGACCTGGCCGACGACATTCTCCATATGGCCCACGGCGGCGATGCCGAGCGCCCGCGCCACGATGGTGAGGTGGCTGGTCGCCGCGCCTTCTTCCAGCACCAGGCCGCGAATGCGGGTGCGGTCATAGTCGAGCAGCGCCGCCGGGCTCATATTGCGGGCGACGATGACGGCATTGTCCGGCAGCTTGGTGTGCTCGGAACCGGCGGCACGGCCGGTGAGCTGGCGCAGCAGCCGATTGGCGAGATCGTCGAGATCGTGCATCCGCTCGCGCAGATAGGGGTCGGTCATGCGCAGCATGCGGGCGCGGGTGTCGGACTGCACGCGCTCCACCGCGCCCTCGGCGGTGAGGCCGGTCATGACCGCCTCGCGCATGCGGCCGATCCAGCCGCGATCATGCGCAAACATGCGGTAGGCTTCGAGAATTTCGCGGTGCTCGCCGACGCGGGCGACGCCCTCATCCTCCAGCATGATGTCGATGGAAGCGCGCAGCGTCTCGACCGCGCCGTCGAGCCGCTTCAATTCGCCGGGCAGATCGTCGGCGATGACCTTGGTGACCTCGATGCGCGGCTCGTGCAGCACCACATGGCCGAGGCCGATGCCTTCCGACAGCGCCAGCCCCTTGAGGTGCAGCGGCCGGCGCGCCGCCGGCTCGGCGCCGGGCAGCGCCATGGCGGTGAGCTCGCCCGAGGCGATGATCTCGGCCAACACCATGGCCGTGGTCTGCAGCGCCTCGATCTCCTCCTCGGTATAGGAGCGGTGGGCGCGGTTCTGCACCACCAGCACGCCGAGCGTGTTGCCGGCGCGCAGGATCGGCACGCCGAGGAAGGAGTGGTAGATTTCTTCGCCCGTTTCCGGCCGATAGGAGAAGGCCGGGTGCGCCTGGGCGTTGGAGAGGCTGATCGGCTCGGCCTCGCGCGCCACCGTGCCGACGAGGCCCTCATCGATCCGCATCACCGTGAGATGCACGGCGGTGCGGTTCAGGCCTTCGGTGGCGTAGAGCTCGAGCGTGCCGTCGACGCGCAGCACATAGACCGAGCACACCTCGGCCACCATGTTGGCCGCGATCAGTACCACGATCTTGTCGAGGCGGTCCTGCGCGCTCACCGGCTCCGCCATGACCTCGCGGAGACGCCTCAAAAGCACGCGCGGGCCGCCGAGCGCGCCACGCATGGGCCGTCCTCGGTTTCCGGGAGCCGCTATCCCGGAGCGTCACTTAAGACGGCGCGACTCGCGCCGCGCCGTTGCCTGACTTCAGGCGTCTAGCCCGTATACCGAATGCAGCGTTCGCACGGCAAGCTCGGTATAGGCGGCGTCGATCAGCACCGAGATCTTGATCTCGGAGGTGGAGATGGCGCGGATGTTGATTCCGCGCTCGGAAAGCGCCTTGAAGGCCCGTGCCGCGACGCCGGCATGGCTGCGCATGCCGATACCGATGATCGAGACCTTCACCACGTCAGTGGCGCCCTCGATGCTCTGGAAGCCGATCTGGTCGCGTACCACGGCAAGGGCCGCCTTGGCGCGCTCGAAATCGGTGCTCGGCACAGTGAAGGTGATGTCGGTGAAGCCCTCGGCCGAGATGTTCTGGACGATCATGTCGACATTGATGTTCGCATCCGCGAGCGGCACGAACACATTGGCCGCGATGCCAGGCTGGTCCGGCACATGGCGAATGCTGACCTGGGCTTCGTCCCGGGCGAAGGCGATGCCGGTGACGACTTCACTCTCCACGATTTCCTCCTCGTCGCAAATCAGGGTGCCGGGCGGGTCGCCGGCGGTCTTGAGTTCCGGGGCGTCCGGATCGGTGAAGCTGGAGCGCACGAAGGTGCGCACCTTGTGTACCATGGCGAGCTCGACCGAGCGCACCTGAAGCACCTTGGCGCCGAGCGACGCCATTTCCAGCATTTCCTCGAAGGCCACCTTCTCCAGCCGCCGCGCCTTCGGCACGATGCGCGGATCGGTGGTGTAGACGCCGTCGACATCCGTGTAGATGTCGCAGCGGTCGGCCTTGATGCCGGCGGCGACTGCCACGGCGCTGGTGTCCGAGCCGCCGCGCCCGAGCGTGGTGAGGCGGCCGGTCGGCAGGTGGATGCCCTGGAAGCCGGCGATGACCGCGACCTCACCCTGGGCGAAACGGTTGATGATCTCCTCGCCGTTTACGTCGAGGATGCGGGCGGCGCCATGGGCGTCGTCGGTCGAAATCGGCAGCTGCCAGCCGAGCCAGGAGCGGGCCGGAATGCCCATGTCCTGCAGCACGATGGCCAGCAGGCCGGAGGTCACCTGCTCGCCCGAAGCGACGATGGCGTCATATTCGCGCGCGTCGTGCAGCACGGCCGCCTCGCGGCACCAGGCGACCAACTCATTGGTCTTGCCGGACATGGCGGAGACGACGACGGCGACCTGATGGCCGGCCTCCACTTCCCGTTTGACGTGCCGCGCAACGATGCGAATGCGCTCAATGTTGGCGACCGAGGTGCCGCCGAACTTCATCACCAGACGTGCCATTGCGGGAAACCGTACCGTGTTCTTCTGTGGGGCCGGGCGGGAGGAGGTGGGCTCCCGGCCCAAAAGGCGCGTATACATATCCACCTCGCGCCGCGCCCGCAACGGCAGCGCGCGAGCTTGGAATCCCTCTCGGCACGGCCGGGCGAAGATGAGGCGCCGATGACCGCAACCGCCACCACCGTCGATCCCCGTGAAGTCGAGCGCTTCGCCGCGCTCGCCGCCGAATGGTGGAATCCACGCGGCAAGATGCGGGTGCTGCACAAGTTCAATCCCGTCCGGCTCGCCTATCTGCGCGAGACGATCATCGCGCATTTCGGCCGCGATCCCCGCGCCATCCGCCCGCTGGAAGGGCTGCGCCTGCTCGATATCGGCTGCGGTGGCGGGCTGCTGAGCGAGCCGCTGGCGCGCATGGGCGCCGATGTCACCGGCATCGATCCCGCCGAGCGCAATGTCCGCATCGCCGCGCTGCATGCGGAGGAAAGCGGCGTTCCCGTCGATTACCGCGCCACCACGGCCGAGGCGCTGGCCGATGCGGGCGAGCGATTCGACGTGGTCATGGCGATGGAGGTGGTGGAGCACGTGGCCGATGTCGACCTGTTCCTCGCCCGCGCCGCTGAGATGGTAAAGCCGGGCGGTCTCCTGGTCGCGGCGACGCTGAACCGCACCAAGCGCGCCTTCGCCCTCGCCATTGTCGGCGCCGAATATGTGCTGGGCTGGCTTCCCAAGGGCACCCATGACTGGCAGCGCTTTGTCACGCCGGAGGAATTGCAGGCGGCGCTGGAAGCGGGCGGCCTGCGGGTGATCGAGCGCGAGGGCGTCGTGTTCAACCCGCTGGCGGATGAGTGGCGGCGCTCGGGCGATCTTTCCGTCAACTACATGATGGTGGCGGAGCGCCCCGCCGCGTCCTAGTCTCGCTGACCGGCGAAGATCGCGCCGTGCCGTCGGAACCGTTCCGGCGGCCGGCCGTTTCCGGTGCGATGCCACCGCCGGTAGATCTCCATGCGCACCTCCACCTCCGCCGTGCTGCTCTCCCCGCTCGCGGCGCTTGCCGCGCTGAACCTCTTCCTCGCCGATGTGCGCGACGGGCTCGGTCCGTTTCTCGGCGTGTTCCTGCAGGAAAAAGGCTGGGGACCGGCGGAGATCGGACTGGTGATGACGCTGGGCGGCCTTGTCGGCATGGCGGCGACCATGCCGATGGGAGCCCTCGTCGATGCCAGCCGCGCCAAGCGGGCGATCATCGTCATCGGCTCGGCGGCCATCCTCGCGGCATCGCTGACCATCCTCGCCATTCCCCAATTCGTAGCGGTGGCGGCGGCGCAGGCGGTGAACGGCGTCGCCGCTGCCGCGCTGCTTCCGGCCATTGCCGGACTCACCCTCGGTCTCGTCGGTCCGGCGGGCTTCGACCGCCAGCTCGGCCGCAACGAGGCGTTCAACCATGCCGGCAACATCCTCGCCGCCGTGCTGGCGGGCGTGCTCGGCTGGTGGTTCGGCCTGCCGGCGGTGTTCGCGCTGCTGGGCGCGATGGCGCTGCTCGGCGCGCTGTCGGCCCTCGCCATCCCGGCCGCAGCCATCGACCACGAGGCGGCGCGCGGCGGCAGCGGCGCGGCGGTGGGGGAGGGGCATGAGAGTATCGGCAAGCTGTTGCGGGAACCGGCGCTGGTGACGGCGGCCATCACCTTTGGCCTGTTTCATCTCGGCAATGCGGCGATGCTGCCGCTGTTCGGGCAGGCGATGGTGGCAACCGCAGGCGCCGACCCGAGCGGTCTCACCGCCGCGACCGTGGTGGTGGCGCAGGGCACGATGATCCCGATGGCGCTGGTCGCGGCGTGGCTGGGCCAGCGCAGCGGCTATCGGCTCGTGCTGCTGCTCGCCCTGGCGGCGCTGCCGATCCGGGGTGTCATCGCTGCGGCGGCGGTGCATTACGGGGCCGCCTGGGCGTTGATTCCGGTGCAGATGCTCGACGGTGTCGGCGCCGGCCTGCTGGGCGTCGCGACGCCGGGCCTTGTGGCCCGCATTCTCGCCGGATCGGGGCGGTTCAATCTTGGCCTCGGCTTCGCCATGACGGCGCAGGGCATCGGCGCTTCGCTCTCCACCCTGCTGGGCGGGGTGGTGGCGCAGCGGCTCGGCTACCCCGCGGCCTTCCTCGTCTTGGGCGGCGTGGCAGTGCTGGCGGCGGGCGCTTAT comes from Ancylobacter polymorphus and encodes:
- a CDS encoding DUF4167 domain-containing protein, with translation MRNNNQQKRTRGRNNGNRRSQNPLTRVYESNGPDVKVRGTAQHVVEKYQQLARDAQASGDHVAAENYLQHAEHYFRIIAAAQAQFGVQGQPYQRNDDDDFDDEMDEGGAEPPQLYQVREPQAPRENGYRENGHREGGQRDGQRDFPRDRDNRRDNRERGADRYQDRNQDRNQDRGQDRNQDRHAERGQDRDRGDRPERNEGREGRWSRDNRPYRDNRDNRAPREGGEGGYRDPAQQPQPRLGPDVEAEIGLPAFITQSGGAVPVTPAAPRRNEAPAEATEAKATEAPIPAAVPVSQPAAEPAPAEAAAPAAPAPKAPGRSRAAKAAAVPAPEEAPTEDSEARAPRTRRRRYRRADAEGEGEGADTAPAEVAE
- the prmC gene encoding peptide chain release factor N(5)-glutamine methyltransferase, producing the protein MTTRTALLRAFAAAFAESGMEAPEREARALLRGGLGLTDLDLVTRGEQEVAEDDATRLRALAERRTRGEPLARLTGRREFWSLDFSLSPETLVPRPETETLVEVALSLFPDRTAPLRLLDLGTGSGALLAALLSEYPTAFGVGVDLAPGAARQARANLAALEFATRAAVLVGHWGEALVGGFDLVVSNPPYIPSTDIPALQREVRTHDPLLALDGGPQGLDAYRALTLALPGLLVAGGYAVLELGIGQERQVAGLLTAAGLTVQGPARADLAGIARAIIARKA
- the prfA gene encoding peptide chain release factor 1, whose translation is MTALPDARLDQLLARHAEIEHALSASPEAETYVRLSREFADLSPLVESVKALRRAERQLTEARSLATEAAGDREMAAMAQEEAETLEEEVETLSHAVRLALLPKDAMDERGVILEVRAGTGGDEAALFAGDLFRMYERFAGLNGWSVEVLSMTEGTAGGFKEIVAGLHGSGAYAKLKFESGVHRVQRVPDTEASGRIHTSAATVAVLPEVEDVDIEINESDLRIDVFRASGAGGQHVNKTESAVRITHIPTGTVVAVQDERSQHKNKARAMGMLRAKIYEAEREKRDSARASERKVQVGSGDRSERIRTYNFPQGRVTDHRIGLTLHKLPEILAGDALGELVDALTTEYQAALLAEAESAGWGER
- the ptsP gene encoding phosphoenolpyruvate--protein phosphotransferase yields the protein MRGALGGPRVLLRRLREVMAEPVSAQDRLDKIVVLIAANMVAEVCSVYVLRVDGTLELYATEGLNRTAVHLTVMRIDEGLVGTVAREAEPISLSNAQAHPAFSYRPETGEEIYHSFLGVPILRAGNTLGVLVVQNRAHRSYTEEEIEALQTTAMVLAEIIASGELTAMALPGAEPAARRPLHLKGLALSEGIGLGHVVLHEPRIEVTKVIADDLPGELKRLDGAVETLRASIDIMLEDEGVARVGEHREILEAYRMFAHDRGWIGRMREAVMTGLTAEGAVERVQSDTRARMLRMTDPYLRERMHDLDDLANRLLRQLTGRAAGSEHTKLPDNAVIVARNMSPAALLDYDRTRIRGLVLEEGAATSHLTIVARALGIAAVGHMENVVGQVDAGDAVIVDGVSGEVHIRPPADVENAYVDKVRFRAKRLERYAALRDVPTVTKDGTPIELHLNAGLLVDLPHIAETGATGIGLFRTELQFMIASAFPRTNEQLKLYRSVLDAAGERPVVFRTLDIGGDKVLPYMRAIEEENPALGWRAIRLGLDRPGLLRSQIRALLRAATGRELRLIFPMVSAVEEYDRAHHIVERELTHLRRHGHGLPERVLVGVMLEVPALLFQLDQLFSRVDFASVGSNDLVQFLYAADRGNARVADRFDPLAPSALRALKLIIDKAAEYGKPVTLCGELASRPLEALALAAIGYRKLSVSPASYGPVKAMLLELDLTAASAFVEPLLGTRGEVASLRPQLAAFAEKAGLPL
- a CDS encoding aspartate kinase; this translates as MARLVMKFGGTSVANIERIRIVARHVKREVEAGHQVAVVVSAMSGKTNELVAWCREAAVLHDAREYDAIVASGEQVTSGLLAIVLQDMGIPARSWLGWQLPISTDDAHGAARILDVNGEEIINRFAQGEVAVIAGFQGIHLPTGRLTTLGRGGSDTSAVAVAAGIKADRCDIYTDVDGVYTTDPRIVPKARRLEKVAFEEMLEMASLGAKVLQVRSVELAMVHKVRTFVRSSFTDPDAPELKTAGDPPGTLICDEEEIVESEVVTGIAFARDEAQVSIRHVPDQPGIAANVFVPLADANINVDMIVQNISAEGFTDITFTVPSTDFERAKAALAVVRDQIGFQSIEGATDVVKVSIIGIGMRSHAGVAARAFKALSERGINIRAISTSEIKISVLIDAAYTELAVRTLHSVYGLDA
- the ubiG gene encoding bifunctional 2-polyprenyl-6-hydroxyphenol methylase/3-demethylubiquinol 3-O-methyltransferase UbiG, whose protein sequence is MTATATTVDPREVERFAALAAEWWNPRGKMRVLHKFNPVRLAYLRETIIAHFGRDPRAIRPLEGLRLLDIGCGGGLLSEPLARMGADVTGIDPAERNVRIAALHAEESGVPVDYRATTAEALADAGERFDVVMAMEVVEHVADVDLFLARAAEMVKPGGLLVAATLNRTKRAFALAIVGAEYVLGWLPKGTHDWQRFVTPEELQAALEAGGLRVIEREGVVFNPLADEWRRSGDLSVNYMMVAERPAAS
- a CDS encoding MFS transporter, with the protein product MRTSTSAVLLSPLAALAALNLFLADVRDGLGPFLGVFLQEKGWGPAEIGLVMTLGGLVGMAATMPMGALVDASRAKRAIIVIGSAAILAASLTILAIPQFVAVAAAQAVNGVAAAALLPAIAGLTLGLVGPAGFDRQLGRNEAFNHAGNILAAVLAGVLGWWFGLPAVFALLGAMALLGALSALAIPAAAIDHEAARGGSGAAVGEGHESIGKLLREPALVTAAITFGLFHLGNAAMLPLFGQAMVATAGADPSGLTAATVVVAQGTMIPMALVAAWLGQRSGYRLVLLLALAALPIRGVIAAAAVHYGAAWALIPVQMLDGVGAGLLGVATPGLVARILAGSGRFNLGLGFAMTAQGIGASLSTLLGGVVAQRLGYPAAFLVLGGVAVLAAGAYLIGGCPGGTAPRRPVAGPGTAAAAA